One segment of Comamonas thiooxydans DNA contains the following:
- the folE2 gene encoding GTP cyclohydrolase FolE2 has product MNAALPDVSLTDIAPSLSPLAWVGMQGIDLPITVAEPGCRRELHARADVQVDLPAPHVKGIHMSRLYRLLDTLGQGEALSPTGLCHLLQDMIASHQDCDSRCARLRLNFALLVRRPALVTQGLSGWKSYPVRLDVSLIDGVFRCRVQVTAGYSSTCPCSAALSRQIIEQGFLKAFDRQSPVEPADVAAWLHQHATLATPHSQRSEAQVTVDVPSDADTLGLLALIDRIEQAVGTPVQTAVKRADEQAFAALNGQNLMFVEDAARRIEAALSGYVRPSVHVRHLESLHPHDAVAWAAPISEGVFA; this is encoded by the coding sequence ATGAATGCAGCGCTTCCCGACGTTTCACTGACCGACATTGCCCCCAGCCTCAGTCCGCTGGCATGGGTTGGCATGCAGGGCATCGACCTGCCCATCACCGTGGCCGAGCCAGGCTGCCGGCGCGAGCTGCATGCGCGCGCTGACGTGCAGGTCGATTTGCCGGCCCCGCATGTCAAGGGCATCCACATGTCCCGGCTGTACCGGCTGCTGGATACGTTGGGCCAGGGCGAAGCGCTCTCGCCAACGGGCCTGTGCCATCTGCTCCAAGACATGATCGCCAGCCATCAGGATTGCGACAGCCGTTGCGCACGGCTGCGCCTGAACTTTGCGCTGTTGGTGCGGCGTCCGGCGCTGGTCACGCAGGGGCTGTCCGGCTGGAAGTCCTATCCCGTCCGTCTGGATGTTTCCCTCATCGACGGTGTGTTCAGGTGCCGCGTGCAGGTCACGGCGGGCTATTCCTCGACCTGTCCCTGTTCGGCCGCGCTGTCGCGGCAGATCATCGAACAGGGCTTTCTGAAAGCCTTCGACCGGCAGTCCCCCGTGGAGCCGGCCGACGTGGCGGCCTGGCTGCACCAGCATGCGACGCTGGCGACGCCGCACAGCCAGCGCAGCGAGGCGCAGGTCACGGTGGACGTGCCCAGCGACGCCGACACGCTCGGGCTGCTGGCGCTGATCGACCGCATCGAGCAGGCCGTGGGCACGCCCGTGCAAACAGCGGTAAAGCGCGCCGACGAACAGGCGTTCGCGGCGCTCAACGGCCAGAACCTGATGTTCGTCGAGGACGCAGCCCGGCGCATCGAGGCGGCATTGAGCGGCTACGTCCGCCCCAGCGTCCATGTCCGGCACCTGGAGAGCCTGCACCCGCATGACGCGGTGGCGTGGGCGGCTCCGATATCCGAAGGAGTTTTTGCATGA
- a CDS encoding Fur family transcriptional regulator, which yields MQLTTNQQRVLTALRQASEPLSAYALLERLREHGFSAPMQVYRALERLANDGLVHRLATLNAYVPCNHAVDCQQGLRAFAICDQCGHVDEFSERDLGRCIGRWTKNNAFSLRSSTIELHGKCAACAGSH from the coding sequence GTGCAACTGACCACCAACCAGCAACGAGTCCTTACGGCCCTTCGGCAAGCCAGCGAGCCGCTCAGCGCATATGCGCTTCTTGAACGATTGCGCGAGCACGGTTTCAGTGCACCCATGCAGGTCTATCGAGCTCTGGAGCGTTTGGCCAACGATGGATTGGTACACCGTCTTGCGACCTTGAATGCGTACGTGCCCTGCAATCACGCGGTGGACTGCCAACAAGGCCTCAGGGCTTTCGCCATCTGCGATCAGTGTGGCCATGTAGACGAGTTCTCTGAGCGTGATTTGGGTCGCTGCATCGGCCGCTGGACGAAGAACAACGCCTTCTCGCTGCGCAGTTCGACCATCGAATTGCACGGCAAATGTGCAGCTTGCGCAGGGTCGCATTGA
- a CDS encoding Fur family transcriptional regulator has product MSPSAKPHSHELTKHQSLVLNALAREENPASAYTLLDHLRAEGLRAPQQVYRALDKLIEYGLVHRVETLNSFVACAHPHDHRHGLVVFAICDQCGQVEEFSDQAIERRLNGWSKDHAFRLSKASVEMHGTCGRCDHPPAVESAPHGL; this is encoded by the coding sequence ATGTCGCCCTCTGCCAAGCCGCACTCTCATGAGCTGACCAAGCACCAGTCACTCGTGCTCAACGCGCTTGCGCGTGAGGAGAATCCTGCGAGCGCATACACGCTACTCGACCATCTGCGAGCGGAGGGATTGCGCGCGCCGCAACAGGTGTACCGTGCGCTAGACAAGCTGATCGAGTACGGGCTTGTGCACCGCGTGGAAACGCTGAATTCTTTCGTCGCATGCGCTCACCCCCATGACCACCGGCATGGGCTGGTCGTCTTCGCCATTTGCGATCAGTGCGGGCAGGTGGAGGAGTTCTCAGACCAAGCCATCGAACGTCGTCTCAATGGCTGGTCGAAAGACCACGCTTTTCGCTTGAGCAAGGCCTCCGTCGAGATGCACGGTACCTGTGGCCGCTGCGACCATCCGCCCGCCGTGGAGTCGGCCCCGCACGGCCTATAG
- a CDS encoding MotA/TolQ/ExbB proton channel family protein, producing the protein MESLIQTLSWISTALQVPVVVAILYLLVRGLLALGGFYGRWSDRLRRRRNTGALATVPTGELLDTLEHATPRKADALHQALAALRQAPTDPVWHERVVTEFELAIDRQLALLRTMTRIGPLLGLMGTLIPLGPALVALAAGDIAVLARKMEVAFATTVVGLVIGAIGFLLYQAAQRWAMDDLSLLEFVSARLQGTEWEKAK; encoded by the coding sequence ATGGAATCGCTCATACAAACCCTCTCCTGGATCTCAACCGCGCTGCAGGTGCCGGTGGTGGTCGCCATCCTCTACCTGCTCGTTCGCGGCCTGCTGGCGCTGGGCGGCTTCTACGGCCGCTGGAGCGACCGGCTACGCCGGCGGCGAAACACCGGTGCATTGGCCACGGTGCCGACGGGTGAACTGCTCGACACGCTGGAGCACGCAACCCCGCGCAAGGCCGACGCGCTACACCAGGCATTGGCCGCTCTGCGTCAAGCCCCCACCGACCCTGTGTGGCATGAGCGTGTGGTGACGGAATTCGAACTCGCTATCGATCGTCAACTGGCACTGCTTCGCACCATGACGCGCATCGGCCCACTGCTGGGACTGATGGGAACTCTGATCCCGCTGGGACCCGCCTTGGTGGCGCTGGCCGCTGGCGACATCGCAGTGCTGGCGCGCAAGATGGAGGTCGCCTTTGCCACCACCGTGGTCGGTCTCGTGATCGGCGCCATCGGTTTCCTGCTGTATCAAGCCGCGCAGCGTTGGGCGATGGATGATTTATCGCTGCTGGAATTCGTTAGCGCACGCCTGCAGGGCACTGAATGGGAGAAAGCGAAATGA
- a CDS encoding cobaltochelatase subunit CobN — protein sequence MGWARGSIKTVWNWRSTLLAAVLFLVAAAALWMAWSAWLAPTRVALVHYPDFQAARLLKASPGAFTRAEVLPLERLNQARRYDLVLVFGRGLKLDDAQVQQLRAATQSGTPVYVDGATNPQHDMLTSLQGIDLDAVSAYLRGGGPVNYARLQTYTRRVLDGKRLFANQVEPPQPMPQDVFFHLSDEAVFADFASFEQYLQKQAGWKPGRPRLALLTSVPGPFNANRDHVDAAIRVFEARGFEVVPISAVRQRLALLRQADPAAVVYMPHGRLTVGQADEARQWLTERNIPLFAPVSVFTEESEWLADQRSFDGGLLTMSVTLPEIDGATTPLAIAAQFRDQDGLRVFRALPQRLERFADLVQRTVALKVKANADKKLAIYYYKGPGQSAMTAGDLEVAPSLYALLKRLRADGYRVDGLPATEADFARLLQRRGPNIGPYAKGDLAKFLGEADPAWVQTGQLKNWCGRQIAQLLCDQVARQFGPAPGAYLSDRAGDEGRVAVARVSLGNVVLLPQPLSGVGDDTFKIVHGTQLAPPWPYVASYLWTREVFGADAVMHFGTHGSLEFTPSKQVALSDNDWPDALIGQVPHLYLYTMGNVGEAMIAKRRSYATIVSHLTPPLREGGAQSGYKQLADRLQTWGATGSPALKHQYAQDIQRQAVTLGLHRDLSFAAEQPWSDAQLEQLADHMETVEDARITAGLYTLGNPYAPPALDATARLMGLDAVVQALAELDVARGTVRREQLDHSAWLARTYRPHAETLVARAERGEAATSLMAQVVQPGELQRALDWEKAQRRPGDDELVRGLIAMGDSRARRAPASETVADDGALRQHLARALADPKKREFLEGLRSDQKLKQALRSLDPESLQSARTVAKAIPAMAQALEIAADSDVKPLLSAMQNEPMRRKILGWLVDPELQARTEAEAGRATEVLQAQAREHQGALETAEVTPDAQAAQQRIQGLDAPAQDRLLAELRFWQQAPALQDSWQARRQDAAVGIAHLTQALERSATRRAEDEWRFAQAVLTLRERLQAIPHYRGQLAESPARELTALTNALAGGFTPPSSGGDPLVNPAALPTGRNLFAIDAEKTPSEQAWTVGRQLADQMLTQHRAAHEGQWPSKVAFTLWAGDFIHTEGTSVAQILYLLGVAPVRDPFGRVSGLRLIPREELGRPRIDVVVQTSGQLRDLAASRLYLINKAVTMAAQAREQDNAVAQGVQAVERALKERGASPADARRFAAVRVFGGVNGNYGSGIMGMVEAGDRWKDRSEVAHTYLANMGAAFGEGDLWGAFQSGAFEAALAGTQVVVQPLESNTWGPISLDHVYEFMGGLNLAVREVTGQEPAAYFSDYRNPSRPTVREAKTAIAVEARATMLNPAYIEAMAQGGASSAEVFAETFRNLYGWNVMKPDAIPTEMWDALHDTYVRDTHGMGTRQFFERANPYALQEMTAVMLETARKGYWRPGDARLREVAGLHADLVARFGASGTGFVNDNRALRGFIAEQVAPEARQAYDDALQNANEGAAITADKATVLRKADDRPAAQHAGDQAAEQGRAAGEATQEQSIALRPGATAIAVLAGALLVLGALVWRLRRRHSGVRA from the coding sequence ATGGGATGGGCTCGTGGCTCAATCAAAACAGTCTGGAACTGGCGCAGCACACTGCTGGCTGCGGTGCTGTTCCTCGTGGCCGCTGCCGCGCTATGGATGGCCTGGAGCGCCTGGCTGGCGCCCACGCGGGTGGCGCTGGTGCATTACCCGGACTTCCAGGCGGCGCGCCTGCTCAAGGCCAGCCCCGGCGCCTTCACCCGCGCCGAGGTCCTGCCGCTGGAGCGGCTGAACCAGGCGCGGCGTTATGACCTCGTGTTGGTTTTTGGCCGCGGCCTGAAGCTCGACGATGCACAGGTACAGCAGCTGCGCGCCGCCACACAGTCAGGAACGCCCGTCTATGTGGACGGTGCCACCAACCCGCAACATGACATGCTCACCAGCCTGCAGGGCATCGATCTCGATGCCGTCTCGGCCTACCTGCGCGGCGGCGGTCCGGTGAACTATGCGCGCCTGCAGACCTACACCCGCCGCGTGCTGGACGGAAAGCGCTTGTTCGCGAACCAGGTGGAGCCACCCCAACCGATGCCGCAGGATGTGTTTTTCCACTTGAGTGACGAAGCGGTCTTTGCGGACTTCGCGAGTTTCGAGCAGTACCTGCAAAAGCAGGCAGGCTGGAAGCCAGGTCGCCCGCGCCTGGCGTTGCTGACTAGCGTGCCTGGGCCCTTCAACGCCAACCGAGACCATGTGGACGCTGCCATCCGAGTCTTTGAAGCGCGTGGCTTTGAAGTCGTGCCCATCTCCGCCGTGCGCCAGCGTCTGGCCTTGTTGCGGCAGGCCGATCCGGCCGCCGTGGTGTATATGCCCCATGGGAGACTGACTGTGGGGCAAGCCGATGAGGCACGGCAGTGGCTCACTGAGCGCAATATCCCGCTGTTCGCGCCAGTGAGCGTTTTCACCGAGGAGAGCGAATGGCTGGCCGATCAGCGCAGTTTCGATGGCGGCCTTCTGACGATGTCCGTCACTCTGCCCGAGATCGACGGCGCGACTACGCCGCTGGCGATCGCCGCGCAGTTCCGCGACCAGGACGGCTTGCGCGTGTTCCGCGCGCTGCCGCAGCGGCTGGAACGCTTTGCCGATCTGGTGCAGCGCACCGTGGCGCTCAAGGTCAAGGCCAATGCCGACAAGAAGCTGGCCATCTACTACTACAAAGGCCCCGGCCAAAGCGCGATGACCGCAGGCGACCTGGAGGTCGCGCCCTCACTCTACGCTTTGCTCAAGCGCCTGCGGGCCGATGGCTACCGCGTGGATGGACTGCCTGCCACCGAGGCTGATTTTGCTCGTCTGCTGCAACGGCGCGGCCCCAACATCGGACCCTATGCTAAGGGCGATCTCGCCAAATTCCTGGGCGAGGCCGATCCGGCCTGGGTGCAGACTGGGCAACTGAAGAACTGGTGCGGCCGGCAGATCGCGCAGCTGTTGTGTGATCAGGTGGCCCGGCAGTTCGGCCCCGCGCCCGGCGCCTACCTGAGCGATAGAGCCGGCGATGAGGGCCGCGTCGCTGTGGCGCGCGTGTCGCTGGGCAACGTGGTGCTGCTGCCGCAGCCGCTGTCCGGCGTGGGTGACGACACTTTCAAGATCGTGCACGGCACTCAGCTCGCACCGCCTTGGCCCTATGTGGCCTCGTACCTGTGGACGCGCGAGGTCTTTGGTGCGGACGCGGTGATGCACTTCGGCACCCACGGCAGCTTGGAGTTCACGCCCAGCAAGCAAGTCGCGCTGTCCGACAACGACTGGCCCGACGCCTTGATAGGCCAGGTGCCGCATCTGTACCTGTACACCATGGGCAACGTCGGCGAGGCCATGATCGCCAAGCGCCGCAGCTACGCTACCATCGTCTCGCACCTGACACCGCCGCTGCGCGAAGGCGGCGCACAGTCCGGCTACAAGCAGCTCGCAGACCGCCTGCAAACTTGGGGTGCCACTGGCAGCCCCGCGCTCAAGCACCAGTACGCGCAGGACATTCAGCGCCAGGCCGTGACACTGGGCCTGCACCGCGACCTGTCGTTCGCTGCAGAGCAGCCCTGGAGCGATGCCCAGCTGGAGCAGTTGGCCGACCACATGGAAACTGTGGAGGATGCGCGCATCACCGCCGGTCTGTACACACTGGGCAACCCGTATGCGCCGCCCGCGCTGGACGCCACCGCGCGGTTGATGGGCCTGGATGCGGTGGTACAGGCATTGGCCGAATTGGATGTAGCGCGCGGCACCGTACGGCGTGAGCAACTCGACCATTCAGCGTGGCTGGCGCGCACCTACCGGCCCCACGCTGAGACCTTGGTTGCGCGCGCCGAGCGCGGCGAAGCAGCTACATCCCTGATGGCCCAGGTGGTGCAGCCCGGCGAGTTGCAACGCGCCCTGGACTGGGAAAAAGCGCAGCGCCGCCCTGGTGACGACGAACTGGTGCGAGGCTTGATCGCCATGGGTGATTCACGCGCCCGTCGCGCGCCTGCCTCCGAAACAGTGGCCGACGATGGCGCACTGCGCCAGCACCTGGCGCGTGCGCTGGCAGATCCGAAGAAGCGTGAGTTCCTGGAAGGGTTGCGTTCCGACCAGAAACTCAAGCAGGCGCTGCGTTCGCTGGACCCAGAATCTCTGCAGAGCGCGCGCACTGTCGCCAAGGCCATTCCCGCTATGGCCCAGGCGCTCGAGATCGCCGCCGACTCCGATGTGAAGCCCTTGCTGTCCGCCATGCAGAACGAGCCTATGCGCCGCAAGATATTGGGCTGGCTGGTCGACCCGGAGCTTCAGGCGCGCACCGAGGCCGAGGCCGGCCGTGCCACGGAGGTCCTGCAAGCTCAGGCGCGCGAACACCAGGGCGCGCTGGAAACGGCCGAGGTAACACCCGACGCGCAGGCGGCGCAGCAGCGCATCCAGGGTCTGGATGCGCCTGCACAAGACCGGCTGCTCGCCGAGCTGCGTTTTTGGCAGCAGGCACCGGCACTGCAGGACTCCTGGCAGGCACGCCGACAGGACGCGGCGGTCGGCATCGCCCATCTCACACAAGCACTGGAGCGCAGCGCCACCCGACGCGCCGAGGACGAATGGCGCTTCGCCCAGGCCGTGCTTACGTTGCGCGAGCGCCTGCAGGCCATTCCTCACTATCGCGGCCAGTTGGCTGAAAGTCCGGCACGCGAGTTGACCGCGCTCACCAATGCACTGGCCGGCGGCTTCACGCCGCCCTCGTCGGGCGGCGACCCGCTCGTCAACCCGGCAGCGCTGCCCACCGGACGCAACCTGTTCGCCATCGACGCCGAAAAAACCCCGTCCGAACAGGCTTGGACCGTGGGACGGCAATTGGCTGACCAGATGCTGACCCAGCACCGCGCAGCCCACGAAGGCCAGTGGCCGAGCAAGGTGGCCTTCACGCTATGGGCTGGCGACTTTATCCACACCGAGGGCACCAGCGTCGCGCAGATCCTCTACCTGCTGGGCGTGGCGCCGGTGCGCGACCCGTTCGGGCGCGTGTCGGGCCTGCGCCTGATTCCGCGGGAGGAGTTGGGCCGCCCGCGCATTGACGTGGTGGTGCAGACCTCGGGCCAATTGCGCGACTTGGCAGCCTCGCGTCTGTATCTGATCAACAAGGCCGTGACGATGGCCGCCCAAGCGCGCGAGCAAGACAATGCCGTCGCCCAGGGCGTACAGGCCGTGGAACGTGCGCTCAAAGAGCGCGGTGCTTCCCCCGCCGATGCGCGCCGCTTTGCCGCCGTGCGCGTGTTTGGCGGCGTCAATGGCAACTACGGCAGCGGCATCATGGGCATGGTCGAGGCCGGCGACCGCTGGAAGGACCGATCCGAAGTCGCCCACACCTATCTGGCCAACATGGGTGCAGCTTTCGGCGAGGGCGACCTGTGGGGCGCTTTCCAGAGCGGCGCGTTCGAGGCCGCCCTGGCCGGCACGCAGGTGGTGGTGCAGCCGCTCGAATCCAACACCTGGGGGCCGATATCACTCGACCATGTCTATGAATTCATGGGCGGGCTGAACCTGGCGGTGCGCGAGGTCACCGGGCAGGAGCCGGCCGCGTACTTCAGCGACTACCGTAACCCTTCGCGGCCCACCGTGCGCGAGGCCAAGACAGCCATTGCCGTGGAAGCGCGTGCCACGATGCTGAATCCAGCCTATATCGAGGCCATGGCCCAGGGCGGTGCTTCGTCCGCCGAGGTGTTCGCCGAGACGTTCCGCAATCTCTATGGCTGGAATGTGATGAAGCCCGATGCCATCCCGACCGAGATGTGGGATGCGCTGCACGACACCTATGTCCGTGATACGCACGGTATGGGCACACGCCAGTTCTTCGAGCGCGCCAATCCTTATGCGCTGCAGGAGATGACGGCGGTGATGTTGGAGACCGCGCGCAAAGGCTACTGGCGGCCCGGTGACGCACGCCTACGCGAGGTGGCCGGCCTGCATGCCGACCTGGTCGCTCGCTTTGGCGCCAGCGGCACGGGCTTCGTCAACGACAACCGGGCGCTGCGCGGCTTCATCGCTGAGCAGGTGGCCCCCGAAGCTCGCCAAGCCTATGACGATGCGCTGCAGAACGCCAACGAGGGCGCGGCTATCACTGCTGACAAAGCCACAGTGCTGCGCAAGGCTGATGACCGGCCGGCGGCCCAGCACGCGGGAGACCAAGCCGCCGAGCAAGGTCGCGCAGCCGGTGAGGCCACGCAGGAACAGTCCATCGCATTGCGTCCTGGGGCCACCGCCATCGCCGTGCTGGCAGGCGCGCTACTGGTGCTGGGGGCGCTGGTGTGGCGGCTACGCCGCCGCCATTCTGGAGTCAGGGCATGA
- the zigA gene encoding zinc metallochaperone GTPase ZigA — translation MKTATLDPTKKLPVTVLSGFLGAGKTTLLNHILNNREGRRVAVIVNDMSEVNIDAALVRDGGAELSRTDEKLVEMSNGCICCTLREDLLLEVDRLAKEGRFDQLVIESTGISEPLPVAETFTFEGEDGRSLGDVARLDTMVTVVDAYNFLRDYSSRDSIQSRGESLGEEDQRTVVDLLIEQIEFCDVIVLNKVDLISDDERDRLMAILRSLNPRARIEIAAFGQVPLDRVLDTGLFDFDEASKAPGWLQELRGTHTPETEEYGIRNFVYRARRPFHPQRFFDWVESEWPGVVRSKGFFWLASDPTLAGNWSQAGAVARHGVAGYWWAAVPQERWPQDPESVALIREKWDENVGDARQELVLIGMGMDEAALRARFDACLLTDEEMAQGPKAWTTWHNPFPDWH, via the coding sequence ATGAAAACCGCAACCCTAGATCCCACGAAAAAACTCCCCGTCACTGTCCTGTCCGGCTTTCTGGGCGCGGGCAAGACCACCCTGCTCAACCATATCCTGAACAACCGTGAGGGCCGGCGCGTCGCGGTCATCGTCAACGACATGAGCGAGGTCAACATCGACGCCGCGCTGGTGCGCGACGGCGGGGCCGAACTCTCGCGCACCGACGAGAAGTTGGTGGAGATGAGCAACGGCTGTATCTGCTGCACGCTGCGCGAGGATTTGCTGCTTGAAGTGGATCGTCTTGCCAAAGAAGGCCGCTTCGACCAACTCGTGATCGAATCCACGGGGATTTCTGAGCCGTTGCCCGTGGCTGAGACCTTCACCTTCGAGGGCGAGGACGGCCGCAGCCTGGGCGACGTGGCCCGGCTCGACACGATGGTCACGGTGGTCGATGCGTACAACTTCCTGCGCGACTACAGCTCGCGCGACAGCATTCAGTCACGCGGTGAGTCGCTGGGCGAGGAAGACCAGCGCACGGTGGTGGACCTGTTGATCGAGCAGATCGAGTTTTGCGACGTGATCGTGCTTAACAAGGTTGACCTGATCAGCGACGATGAGCGTGACCGGTTGATGGCGATTTTGCGCAGCCTCAACCCGCGCGCCCGAATCGAGATCGCTGCGTTCGGTCAAGTGCCGCTCGACCGCGTGCTGGATACCGGTCTGTTCGACTTCGACGAGGCTTCCAAGGCGCCCGGCTGGCTGCAAGAACTGCGCGGCACGCATACGCCGGAGACCGAGGAATACGGCATCCGCAATTTCGTCTATCGGGCGCGCAGGCCATTCCATCCGCAGCGCTTCTTCGATTGGGTGGAAAGCGAATGGCCGGGCGTGGTTCGCTCCAAGGGCTTCTTCTGGCTTGCCAGCGATCCGACGCTGGCGGGCAACTGGTCGCAGGCGGGTGCGGTGGCCCGGCATGGCGTGGCCGGCTACTGGTGGGCTGCGGTGCCGCAGGAGCGCTGGCCGCAAGACCCCGAATCCGTCGCTCTGATCCGCGAGAAATGGGACGAGAACGTGGGTGACGCCCGCCAGGAACTGGTGCTCATCGGCATGGGCATGGACGAAGCGGCGCTGCGCGCGCGCTTCGATGCCTGTCTGCTGACCGACGAAGAAATGGCCCAGGGCCCGAAGGCGTGGACGACCTGGCACAACCCGTTCCCCGACTGGCACTGA
- a CDS encoding TonB-dependent hemoglobin/transferrin/lactoferrin family receptor has product MFRLKRLHAAMWGVWAAAGAVWAQEAPASTPAQAIASEVATLPSVVINATRRPTAALTTPATVSVIDEIQLQENLVTDFSEMFRYEPGISVSREARGRGGEAAIQVRGIGAQRLGMFLDCVRLPGGYVAAGANSGQLRVDPLSLSRVEVLKGPASSLYGSDALAGVVLFRTLSPQDFLDSSRGFAGSASTGYDGRDNGRWGHADLAFRAGPTQNLLSFTERDGRQLKNHPDSDLHPNPQDTQMRNLLFKSVLDIDSAQSLTFTGEHYEQSIRTDQQSLMGPIAGGTRITGSQADDISRRDRLGLAYRYAPSSAWFDNFSAQIDYQHSRSEERTHEGRKPPGAAPALLRDSTMSYREPQWSGSLQFDGHADTGSVAHRWVTGMDVLSKSVSLYNNAVQRTVAGTGATSVIDGEIFPRRTAPEADVRSLGLFVQDEMAFGDGRLRLTPSLRFDTYRISPKPDALFANANVGGTTPVALSKTAWTPRLGLSYEWQPRQVAYANLVTGFRMPTPEQLNRAGQTAVATFIHDFIPNPNLKPERSRGVELGLRGESNMGSYELSAFYNRYTDFIDTQMIAFIPPGQSGGPRAIRRFQSRNLGEVEIYGIEAKGQIPISHWFNAADRWRLIGAMQWSMGNDKTADQPLNSIQPARLVAGLRWDERGGRFGGQLTSNFVAGKRRVNEALAQTGPTAPVPLKTAGYATMDITAYWRIGKQATLNLAIYNLFNRQYYDWSTVSGLTGNDARLAAYTAPGRTASISMRVDF; this is encoded by the coding sequence ATGTTTCGTTTGAAGCGGCTGCACGCAGCCATGTGGGGGGTATGGGCAGCCGCAGGCGCGGTGTGGGCGCAGGAGGCGCCGGCGAGCACACCGGCCCAGGCCATTGCTAGCGAAGTAGCAACATTGCCTTCCGTTGTCATCAATGCCACACGTCGGCCTACGGCGGCACTAACTACGCCAGCGACGGTGTCGGTGATCGACGAGATACAGCTACAAGAAAACCTAGTGACGGACTTCAGCGAGATGTTCCGCTATGAACCTGGTATCTCGGTCAGCCGTGAGGCGCGCGGACGCGGAGGCGAAGCTGCGATCCAGGTGCGTGGCATTGGTGCCCAACGCCTGGGCATGTTCCTCGATTGCGTGCGCCTGCCGGGCGGCTATGTAGCGGCGGGAGCCAACTCCGGCCAACTTCGCGTGGATCCACTGTCACTGAGTCGTGTGGAGGTACTCAAGGGGCCGGCCTCCAGCCTGTACGGCAGCGACGCATTGGCCGGCGTGGTGTTGTTCCGCACGCTGTCGCCGCAGGACTTCCTGGACAGTTCCAGAGGTTTTGCCGGCTCTGCCTCCACGGGCTATGATGGCCGCGACAACGGCCGCTGGGGCCATGCCGACCTGGCGTTTAGGGCCGGCCCAACGCAGAACCTGCTGTCCTTCACGGAGCGTGACGGACGCCAGCTCAAGAATCACCCGGACAGTGACTTACATCCCAACCCGCAAGACACGCAGATGCGCAATCTGCTGTTCAAGTCTGTGCTCGACATCGATTCTGCGCAGTCGCTGACGTTCACGGGTGAGCATTACGAGCAGTCGATCCGCACCGACCAGCAGTCGCTGATGGGCCCCATTGCAGGTGGCACACGCATCACCGGCAGCCAAGCGGACGACATCAGTCGCCGCGACCGGCTGGGCCTGGCTTACCGCTATGCACCCAGCAGCGCCTGGTTCGACAATTTTTCGGCGCAGATCGACTACCAGCACAGCCGCAGCGAAGAACGCACGCACGAAGGACGCAAACCTCCGGGCGCCGCCCCGGCGTTGCTGCGTGACAGCACCATGTCCTACCGCGAGCCTCAGTGGTCTGGTAGCCTGCAATTCGACGGACATGCCGACACGGGCAGCGTGGCCCACCGTTGGGTGACGGGCATGGATGTGCTATCCAAATCGGTCAGCCTCTACAACAATGCCGTGCAGCGCACTGTGGCGGGAACCGGTGCTACGAGCGTCATCGATGGCGAGATCTTTCCGCGCCGCACCGCGCCTGAGGCCGACGTGCGCAGCCTCGGCCTGTTTGTCCAGGACGAGATGGCGTTCGGCGACGGCAGGCTACGCCTGACACCGAGTCTGCGTTTCGACACCTACCGGATCTCACCCAAGCCCGACGCTCTGTTCGCTAACGCCAACGTGGGTGGTACCACCCCGGTGGCTCTATCCAAGACCGCATGGACGCCGCGCCTGGGGTTGAGCTACGAGTGGCAGCCCCGCCAGGTTGCCTATGCCAACCTCGTGACGGGCTTTCGCATGCCCACGCCGGAGCAACTCAACCGTGCCGGGCAGACCGCCGTGGCGACATTCATCCACGACTTCATCCCCAACCCCAACCTCAAGCCCGAGCGCAGCCGGGGTGTGGAGTTGGGCCTGCGTGGTGAGTCGAACATGGGTTCGTATGAGCTGTCGGCCTTCTACAACCGCTACACCGACTTCATCGATACCCAGATGATCGCATTCATCCCTCCAGGGCAAAGCGGCGGCCCACGCGCGATACGGCGCTTTCAGTCGCGCAACCTCGGAGAGGTGGAGATCTACGGCATCGAGGCCAAGGGGCAGATACCGATCAGCCACTGGTTCAACGCAGCTGACCGCTGGCGCCTGATCGGCGCCATGCAGTGGTCGATGGGCAACGATAAAACCGCTGACCAGCCGCTCAACAGCATTCAGCCCGCGCGGCTGGTTGCCGGGCTGCGCTGGGATGAGCGCGGCGGGCGCTTTGGCGGGCAACTCACGAGCAATTTCGTGGCGGGAAAGCGGCGTGTCAACGAGGCGTTGGCGCAGACCGGACCGACTGCCCCCGTGCCACTCAAGACCGCCGGCTATGCCACGATGGATATAACAGCCTACTGGCGCATCGGCAAGCAGGCCACACTGAACCTGGCGATCTACAACTTGTTCAACCGGCAATACTACGATTGGTCCACAGTGAGCGGGTTGACGGGCAACGATGCGCGGTTGGCCGCCTATACGGCGCCGGGGCGCACAGCCTCAATCAGCATGCGCGTGGATTTCTGA